Within Cellulophaga sp. L1A9, the genomic segment TACAGCAGCACAATCTACTTGCTCCATAAAAACTTGAGCTTTGCTAGGGTCCGTTGTCATAATGGTAGCAGAATGACCACCAGAATTCTTATTTATTTTAATAATCGCCTGGTCCACAGAATCGACAGCGCCAATGCAACACTTCAAAGCTAAAAATTCTTCTTTCCAGACTTCTTCATTGGGTATTGGTGTGGCATCCTTTAAAACCTTTCTTATATCGGTATCTGCAAGAATAGAAACACCATTATTTTCTAAAATAGTTTCTAAATTATTTAGCTTTTCTTGATAATTATCAATCGAGGTGCTGATCAGAATTTTATCAAGGGCATTACAAGCAGATATTTTATCGGTTTTAGCATTTAAAATAACTTGTATACTTTGTTCCCAATTTGCATTTTCATCAACAAATAAAAAGTTATTTCCTCTTCCGCTTACCAATACCGCACATTTTGCATGCTCTTTTACAAAGGCAATTAACTTTTCTCCGCCTCTTGGAACAATTAAATCAAGTTTCTCAGTAGGGTTTTTCAGGAATGCTTGAGTTTCTTCTCTATTCATTACCAATAACTGGATATAGTGTGTTGGTAAATCATTTTCTAT encodes:
- a CDS encoding glutamate-5-semialdehyde dehydrogenase, with the translated sequence MKLIPTEIKNNVLSSMIQILNENRKELLNANEKDLELFTKEDQAMYDRLVLNDKKIDEMILAVTKVKSQNDPVHKEISKKELDNGLTIINKTAPFGTIMIIYESRPDVTIEAAVLAFKANNKILLKGGKEAIYSNKILVDFWHQALIENDLPTHYIQLLVMNREETQAFLKNPTEKLDLIVPRGGEKLIAFVKEHAKCAVLVSGRGNNFLFVDENANWEQSIQVILNAKTDKISACNALDKILISTSIDNYQEKLNNLETILENNGVSILADTDIRKVLKDATPIPNEEVWKEEFLALKCCIGAVDSVDQAIIKINKNSGGHSATIMTTDPSKAQVFMEQVDCAAVYQNASTRFTDGGQMGVGAELAISTDKLHHRGPLGLNELVTNKYYFFGDGQIRN